Proteins encoded by one window of Labrus bergylta chromosome 2, fLabBer1.1, whole genome shotgun sequence:
- the LOC110002228 gene encoding AP2-associated protein kinase 1 isoform X11: MKKFFDTRRELVSSGPGPGAGGGGGGGGGAGSGGGGSFIGRVFTIGRYQVTVEEIVAEGGFAIVFLVRTHQSIRCALKRMYVNNEHDLQVCKLEIQIMRDLVGNKNIVGFLDSSITAVGAGDVWEVLILMDFCRGGQVVNLMNQRLQTGFTEAEVLQIFCDTCEAVARLHQCKTPIIHRDLKVENILLHDRGHYVLCDFGSATNHFQNPQTEGVPLVEEEIKKYTTLSYRAPEMVNLYGEKVITTKADIWAMGCLLYKLCYFTLPFGESQVAICDGSFTIPDNSRYSQDMHCLIRYMLEPDPDNRPDIYQISYFAFKLAGRECPVHNVHNSPIPAKLPEPIRASEAVAKKSQSKARLTDPLPTLETSIAPRQRPKAGQAQPQPISGILPIQPALTPRKRPNMAAGATQAIGVGVPPPASAAVQPLQQTPAAPQQAQIANLQPQASQQHQQLLMRQQHAFLSPQGNLQHQLVQNLHQQQQHQTVSQASTKLQPKAKIVPPVATMQEKHQQHVPPVHETAASHLTAIPESAAVDPETAGRGLHKVGSLTPPSSPKTATKSGHRRILSDVTHSTVFGVPVSKSTQLLQSAAAEASLNKSKSASTTPSGSPCSSQQSVYHPGDGDAQSALAAPISVSSWNPFGDDNFSKLTAEELLNKDFAKLAETAAPGEKVTGSIENLIQGLSAFPAETTACIMGAGSALLTVQDPLNTIFLPDATVKAVVCVDSLIPGLEAPLAQRHSGQPELIPVSMLDSLTGEDSLLGCDLLSHSSHGNQSVSAIASSCSSAPPGSSSGSCLEELQPAQTASDCSLLMSCGEKGNDDEFDPIPVLISKNSNQGGHSRSNSGSSESSIPNLARSLLLVDQLIDL, from the exons gAGGTTTTGCCATTGTTTTTTTGGTGCGGACTCATCAAAGTATACGTTGTGCACTTAAAAGGATGTATGTCAACAATGAACACGACCTGCAAGTCTGCAAACTTGAGATCCAGATTATG agGGACCTTGTGGGCAACAAAAACATAGTTGGTTTCCTGGACTCCAGCATAACTGCAGTTGGGGCTGGTGATGTGTGGGAAGTGTTAATCTTAATGGACTTCTGTCGAG GTGGACAGGTTGTTAACCTGATGAACCAGCGGTTACAGACAGGCTTCACTGAGGCTGAAGTGTTACAGATCTTTTGTGACACGTGTGAAGCTGTCGCTCGTCTCCACCAGTGCAAGACTCCAATCATCCACAGAGATCTCAAG GTGGAAAATATTCTTCTGCATGATCGGGGACATTACGTGCTCTGTGATTTTGGAAGTGCCACTAACCACTTCCAAAACCCCCAGACAGAGGGGGTGCCATTGGTGGAGGAGGAAAtcaaaaa GTACACTACTCTGTCATACCGTGCTCCAGAGATGGTCAACCTCTACGGTGAAAAGGTCATCACAACAAAAGCCGACATTTGG GCCATGGGTTGTCTACTGTATAAGCTGTGCTACTTCACGCTTCCTTTTGGAGAGAGCCAAGTGGCGATCTGTGATGGAAGTTTCACAATCCCAGACAACTCCCGCTACTCCCAGGACATGCACTGTCTCATCA GATACATGCTGGAACCTGACCCAGATAACAGACCAGACATCTACCAAATATCCTACTTTGCCTTCAAACTGGCTGGACGAGAGTGTCCAGTCCACAATGTACAT AATTCCCCCATTCCTGCAAAACTCCCTGAGCCTATCCGAGCCAGTGAAGCAGTGGCCAAGAAGAGTCAATCCAAAGCCAG ACTCACAGACCCTTTACCAACTCTAGAAACCTCAATTGCACCTCGGCAACGACCCAAGGCTGGCCAGGCTCAGCCCCAGCCAATATCAGGCATTCTCCCCATCCAGCCAGCTCTCACCCCTCGAAAGAGACCCAACATGGCTGCTGGAGCAACACAGGCCATAG GTGTTGGTGTCCCACCTCCAGCTTCAGCTGCTGTCCAACCTCTTCAACAGACTCCTGCAGCACCACAGCAAGCTCAGATAGCCAACTTGCAGCCACAGGCTTcacagcagcaccagcagctcCTCATGAGGCAGCAACATGCCTTCTTAAGCCCACAGGGTAACCTGCAG CATCAACTGGTACAGAacctccaccagcagcagcaacatcaAACAGTGTCTCAGGCGTCTACCAAGCTGCAGCCCAAAGCTAAGATTGTTCCTCCAGTTGCTACCATGCAAGAGAAACACCAGCAGCATGTACCCCCTGTCCATGAAACAGCAGCCTCTCATCTGACCGCCATCCCAGAGTCCGCAGCTGTCGACCCAGAG ACGGCTGGCAGAGGGCTGCACAAAGTCGGCTCCCTCACACCCCCCTCTTCGCCAAAGACAGCCACTAAGAGTGGCCACAGACGCATCCTGAGCGATGTCACTCACAGCACAGTGTTTGGAGTCCCAGTAAGCAAGTCCACCCAGCTCCTCCAGTCAGCCGCAGCTGAGGCCAGCCTCAACAAGTCCAA ATCAGCCAGCACTACGCCTTCTGGCTCCCCCTGCTCGTCCCagcagagtgtttatcatccaGGTGATGGTGATGCCCAGTCAGCCCTTGCTGCACCCATCTCTGTGTCCAGCTGGAACCCTTTTGGTGATGATAATTTCTCCAAGCTAACAGCAGAGGAGCTGCTAAACAAAGACTTTGCAAAGCTAGCTGAGA CTGCTGCACCAGGAGAGAAAGTCACAGGCTCCATTGAAAATCTCATTCAAGGGCTCAGTGCTTTTCCAG CTGAAACAACTGCCTGCATCATGGGTGCAGGTTCAGCATTGTTGACAGTCCAGGACCCCTTAAATACCATCTTCCTCCCGGACGCCACAG TGAAAGCAGTGGTGTGTGTGGATTCACTGATTCCTGGCTTGGAAGCCCCGCTGGCCCAGAGACATTCAGGCCAGCCAGAGCTCATCCCTGTCAGCATGCTAG ACTCACTCACTGGGGAGGACTCTCTGCTGGGTTGTGATCTGTTATCTCACTCCTCTCATGGAAACCAGTCTGTTTCTGCTATcgcttcctcctgctcctctgctcctcctggcTCCAGCTCTGGTTCCTgtctggaggagctgcagcctGCTCAGACAGCTTCTG ACTGTTCTCTCCTCATGTCGTGTGGGGAGAAAGGCAATGATGACGAGTTTGACCCTATCCCCGTGCTCATCTCCAAAAACTCAAATCAAG GTGGTCACTCGCGCAGCAACAGTGGCAGCTCAGAGTCCAGCATCCCCAACTTGGCCCGCTCCCTTCTGCTGGTGGATCAGCTCATCGACCTCTAG
- the LOC110002228 gene encoding AP2-associated protein kinase 1 isoform X1: MKKFFDTRRELVSSGPGPGAGGGGGGGGGAGSGGGGSFIGRVFTIGRYQVTVEEIVAEGGFAIVFLVRTHQSIRCALKRMYVNNEHDLQVCKLEIQIMRDLVGNKNIVGFLDSSITAVGAGDVWEVLILMDFCRGGQVVNLMNQRLQTGFTEAEVLQIFCDTCEAVARLHQCKTPIIHRDLKVENILLHDRGHYVLCDFGSATNHFQNPQTEGVPLVEEEIKKYTTLSYRAPEMVNLYGEKVITTKADIWAMGCLLYKLCYFTLPFGESQVAICDGSFTIPDNSRYSQDMHCLIRYMLEPDPDNRPDIYQISYFAFKLAGRECPVHNVHNSPIPAKLPEPIRASEAVAKKSQSKARLTDPLPTLETSIAPRQRPKAGQAQPQPISGILPIQPALTPRKRPNMAAGATQAIGVGVPPPASAAVQPLQQTPAAPQQAQIANLQPQASQQHQQLLMRQQHAFLSPQGNLQHQLVQNLHQQQQHQTVSQASTKLQPKAKIVPPVATMQEKHQQHVPPVHETAASHLTAIPESAAVDPETAGRGLHKVGSLTPPSSPKTATKSGHRRILSDVTHSTVFGVPVSKSTQLLQSAAAEASLNKSKSASTTPSGSPCSSQQSVYHPGDGDAQSALAAPISVSSWNPFGDDNFSKLTAEELLNKDFAKLAETAAPGEKVTGSIENLIQGLSAFPAETTACIMGAGSALLTVQDPLNTIFLPDATVKAVVCVDSLIPGLEAPLAQRHSGQPELIPVSMLDSLTGEDSLLGCDLLSHSSHGNQSVSAIASSCSSAPPGSSSGSCLEELQPAQTASDCSLLMSCGEKGNDDEFDPIPVLISKNSNQDVQGESNGYSVLGEVQETELPEGDSQTNEGCVHSSDEDEEKEDHKEEEQDEGASESHVVAHDCSGSRPLLMDSDEEEEQSALHSLAAPTQPSTTFQPPAPSTFAQNHSQHVHEPIMAAEGLTDVFTKAPFRIGQEDSNDVFANAPFPSMNAQQQLDVFSQAPFGKRKEVVGAQLKTSYPHAGGGNAVSPDQGALGQVAQQPFRPQALAKYSRHFEGPLPQQPVAAHRVVSNVSKQAAVASIPVGPLHSWTSEVSPVDPFVSAPFHLKAPQEKP, translated from the exons gAGGTTTTGCCATTGTTTTTTTGGTGCGGACTCATCAAAGTATACGTTGTGCACTTAAAAGGATGTATGTCAACAATGAACACGACCTGCAAGTCTGCAAACTTGAGATCCAGATTATG agGGACCTTGTGGGCAACAAAAACATAGTTGGTTTCCTGGACTCCAGCATAACTGCAGTTGGGGCTGGTGATGTGTGGGAAGTGTTAATCTTAATGGACTTCTGTCGAG GTGGACAGGTTGTTAACCTGATGAACCAGCGGTTACAGACAGGCTTCACTGAGGCTGAAGTGTTACAGATCTTTTGTGACACGTGTGAAGCTGTCGCTCGTCTCCACCAGTGCAAGACTCCAATCATCCACAGAGATCTCAAG GTGGAAAATATTCTTCTGCATGATCGGGGACATTACGTGCTCTGTGATTTTGGAAGTGCCACTAACCACTTCCAAAACCCCCAGACAGAGGGGGTGCCATTGGTGGAGGAGGAAAtcaaaaa GTACACTACTCTGTCATACCGTGCTCCAGAGATGGTCAACCTCTACGGTGAAAAGGTCATCACAACAAAAGCCGACATTTGG GCCATGGGTTGTCTACTGTATAAGCTGTGCTACTTCACGCTTCCTTTTGGAGAGAGCCAAGTGGCGATCTGTGATGGAAGTTTCACAATCCCAGACAACTCCCGCTACTCCCAGGACATGCACTGTCTCATCA GATACATGCTGGAACCTGACCCAGATAACAGACCAGACATCTACCAAATATCCTACTTTGCCTTCAAACTGGCTGGACGAGAGTGTCCAGTCCACAATGTACAT AATTCCCCCATTCCTGCAAAACTCCCTGAGCCTATCCGAGCCAGTGAAGCAGTGGCCAAGAAGAGTCAATCCAAAGCCAG ACTCACAGACCCTTTACCAACTCTAGAAACCTCAATTGCACCTCGGCAACGACCCAAGGCTGGCCAGGCTCAGCCCCAGCCAATATCAGGCATTCTCCCCATCCAGCCAGCTCTCACCCCTCGAAAGAGACCCAACATGGCTGCTGGAGCAACACAGGCCATAG GTGTTGGTGTCCCACCTCCAGCTTCAGCTGCTGTCCAACCTCTTCAACAGACTCCTGCAGCACCACAGCAAGCTCAGATAGCCAACTTGCAGCCACAGGCTTcacagcagcaccagcagctcCTCATGAGGCAGCAACATGCCTTCTTAAGCCCACAGGGTAACCTGCAG CATCAACTGGTACAGAacctccaccagcagcagcaacatcaAACAGTGTCTCAGGCGTCTACCAAGCTGCAGCCCAAAGCTAAGATTGTTCCTCCAGTTGCTACCATGCAAGAGAAACACCAGCAGCATGTACCCCCTGTCCATGAAACAGCAGCCTCTCATCTGACCGCCATCCCAGAGTCCGCAGCTGTCGACCCAGAG ACGGCTGGCAGAGGGCTGCACAAAGTCGGCTCCCTCACACCCCCCTCTTCGCCAAAGACAGCCACTAAGAGTGGCCACAGACGCATCCTGAGCGATGTCACTCACAGCACAGTGTTTGGAGTCCCAGTAAGCAAGTCCACCCAGCTCCTCCAGTCAGCCGCAGCTGAGGCCAGCCTCAACAAGTCCAA ATCAGCCAGCACTACGCCTTCTGGCTCCCCCTGCTCGTCCCagcagagtgtttatcatccaGGTGATGGTGATGCCCAGTCAGCCCTTGCTGCACCCATCTCTGTGTCCAGCTGGAACCCTTTTGGTGATGATAATTTCTCCAAGCTAACAGCAGAGGAGCTGCTAAACAAAGACTTTGCAAAGCTAGCTGAGA CTGCTGCACCAGGAGAGAAAGTCACAGGCTCCATTGAAAATCTCATTCAAGGGCTCAGTGCTTTTCCAG CTGAAACAACTGCCTGCATCATGGGTGCAGGTTCAGCATTGTTGACAGTCCAGGACCCCTTAAATACCATCTTCCTCCCGGACGCCACAG TGAAAGCAGTGGTGTGTGTGGATTCACTGATTCCTGGCTTGGAAGCCCCGCTGGCCCAGAGACATTCAGGCCAGCCAGAGCTCATCCCTGTCAGCATGCTAG ACTCACTCACTGGGGAGGACTCTCTGCTGGGTTGTGATCTGTTATCTCACTCCTCTCATGGAAACCAGTCTGTTTCTGCTATcgcttcctcctgctcctctgctcctcctggcTCCAGCTCTGGTTCCTgtctggaggagctgcagcctGCTCAGACAGCTTCTG ACTGTTCTCTCCTCATGTCGTGTGGGGAGAAAGGCAATGATGACGAGTTTGACCCTATCCCCGTGCTCATCTCCAAAAACTCAAATCAAG ATGTGCAAGGGGAGAGTAACGGCTACTCTGTGCTCGGTGAGGTACAAGAGACCGAACTTCCAGAAGGAGATTCTCAAACTAACGAGGGATGTGTGCACTCCAGCGATGAAGACGAGGAGAAAGAAGACCataaggaggaggagcaggatgaGGGAGCCTCTGAGAGTCATGTAGTAGCTCATGACTGCAGTGGCTCAAGACCTCTACTGATGGACTCTGACGAGGAAGAAGAACAGTCAGCCCTCCACTCATTAGCGGCACCAACACAACCATCTACTACCTTCCAACCACCTGCTCCCAGCACATTTGCTCAGAATCATTCCCAGCATGTACACGAACCAATAATGGCAGCTGAAGGACTTACAGATGTTTTCACAAAAGCCCCCTTTCGGATTGGGCAAGAAGACTCAAATGATGTGTTTGCCAACGCTCCATTTCCTTCCATGAATGCTCAGCAGCAGCTCGACGTTTTCTCTCAAGCTCCCTtcgggaaaagaaaagaagttgtAGGAGCGCAGCTCAAGACCTCATACCCTCATGCAGGAGGCGGTAATGCTGTCAGCCCTGATCAAGGTGCGTTGGGACAAGTTGCCCAACAACCATTCCGCCCACAAGCTTTAGCCAAATACTCCCGACACTTTGAGGGACCCCTGCCCCAGCAGCCAGTAGCAGCTCATAGAGTTGTGTCTAACGTGAGCAAGCAAGCCGCTGTGGCATCCATCCCTGTGGGACCTCTTCACTCATGGACCTCAGAAGTGAGCCCTGTAGACCCTTTCGTCTCTGCACCCTTTCATCTCAAGGCCCCACAAGAAAAGCCTTGA
- the LOC110002228 gene encoding AP2-associated protein kinase 1 isoform X3, translating to MKKFFDTRRELVSSGPGPGAGGGGGGGGGAGSGGGGSFIGRVFTIGRYQVTVEEIVAEGGFAIVFLVRTHQSIRCALKRMYVNNEHDLQVCKLEIQIMRDLVGNKNIVGFLDSSITAVGAGDVWEVLILMDFCRGGQVVNLMNQRLQTGFTEAEVLQIFCDTCEAVARLHQCKTPIIHRDLKVENILLHDRGHYVLCDFGSATNHFQNPQTEGVPLVEEEIKKYTTLSYRAPEMVNLYGEKVITTKADIWAMGCLLYKLCYFTLPFGESQVAICDGSFTIPDNSRYSQDMHCLIRYMLEPDPDNRPDIYQISYFAFKLAGRECPVHNVHNSPIPAKLPEPIRASEAVAKKSQSKARLTDPLPTLETSIAPRQRPKAGQAQPQPISGILPIQPALTPRKRPNMAAGATQAIGVGVPPPASAAVQPLQQTPAAPQQAQIANLQPQASQQHQQLLMRQQHAFLSPQGNLQHQLVQNLHQQQQHQTVSQASTKLQPKAKIVPPVATMQEKHQQHVPPVHETAASHLTAIPESAAVDPETAGRGLHKVGSLTPPSSPKTATKSGHRRILSDVTHSTVFGVPVSKSTQLLQSAAAEASLNKSKSASTTPSGSPCSSQQSVYHPGDGDAQSALAAPISVSSWNPFGDDNFSKLTAEELLNKDFAKLAETAAPGEKVTGSIENLIQGLSAFPAETTACIMGAGSALLTVQDPLNTIFLPDATVKAVVCVDSLIPGLEAPLAQRHSGQPELIPVSMLDSLTGEDSLLGCDLLSHSSHGNQSVSAIASSCSSAPPGSSSGSCLEELQPAQTASDVQGESNGYSVLGEVQETELPEGDSQTNEGCVHSSDEDEEKEDHKEEEQDEGASESHVVAHDCSGSRPLLMDSDEEEEQSALHSLAAPTQPSTTFQPPAPSTFAQNHSQHVHEPIMAAEGLTDVFTKAPFRIGQEDSNDVFANAPFPSMNAQQQLDVFSQAPFGKRKEVVGAQLKTSYPHAGGGNAVSPDQGALGQVAQQPFRPQALAKYSRHFEGPLPQQPVAAHRVVSNVSKQAAVASIPVGPLHSWTSEVSPVDPFVSAPFHLKAPQEKP from the exons gAGGTTTTGCCATTGTTTTTTTGGTGCGGACTCATCAAAGTATACGTTGTGCACTTAAAAGGATGTATGTCAACAATGAACACGACCTGCAAGTCTGCAAACTTGAGATCCAGATTATG agGGACCTTGTGGGCAACAAAAACATAGTTGGTTTCCTGGACTCCAGCATAACTGCAGTTGGGGCTGGTGATGTGTGGGAAGTGTTAATCTTAATGGACTTCTGTCGAG GTGGACAGGTTGTTAACCTGATGAACCAGCGGTTACAGACAGGCTTCACTGAGGCTGAAGTGTTACAGATCTTTTGTGACACGTGTGAAGCTGTCGCTCGTCTCCACCAGTGCAAGACTCCAATCATCCACAGAGATCTCAAG GTGGAAAATATTCTTCTGCATGATCGGGGACATTACGTGCTCTGTGATTTTGGAAGTGCCACTAACCACTTCCAAAACCCCCAGACAGAGGGGGTGCCATTGGTGGAGGAGGAAAtcaaaaa GTACACTACTCTGTCATACCGTGCTCCAGAGATGGTCAACCTCTACGGTGAAAAGGTCATCACAACAAAAGCCGACATTTGG GCCATGGGTTGTCTACTGTATAAGCTGTGCTACTTCACGCTTCCTTTTGGAGAGAGCCAAGTGGCGATCTGTGATGGAAGTTTCACAATCCCAGACAACTCCCGCTACTCCCAGGACATGCACTGTCTCATCA GATACATGCTGGAACCTGACCCAGATAACAGACCAGACATCTACCAAATATCCTACTTTGCCTTCAAACTGGCTGGACGAGAGTGTCCAGTCCACAATGTACAT AATTCCCCCATTCCTGCAAAACTCCCTGAGCCTATCCGAGCCAGTGAAGCAGTGGCCAAGAAGAGTCAATCCAAAGCCAG ACTCACAGACCCTTTACCAACTCTAGAAACCTCAATTGCACCTCGGCAACGACCCAAGGCTGGCCAGGCTCAGCCCCAGCCAATATCAGGCATTCTCCCCATCCAGCCAGCTCTCACCCCTCGAAAGAGACCCAACATGGCTGCTGGAGCAACACAGGCCATAG GTGTTGGTGTCCCACCTCCAGCTTCAGCTGCTGTCCAACCTCTTCAACAGACTCCTGCAGCACCACAGCAAGCTCAGATAGCCAACTTGCAGCCACAGGCTTcacagcagcaccagcagctcCTCATGAGGCAGCAACATGCCTTCTTAAGCCCACAGGGTAACCTGCAG CATCAACTGGTACAGAacctccaccagcagcagcaacatcaAACAGTGTCTCAGGCGTCTACCAAGCTGCAGCCCAAAGCTAAGATTGTTCCTCCAGTTGCTACCATGCAAGAGAAACACCAGCAGCATGTACCCCCTGTCCATGAAACAGCAGCCTCTCATCTGACCGCCATCCCAGAGTCCGCAGCTGTCGACCCAGAG ACGGCTGGCAGAGGGCTGCACAAAGTCGGCTCCCTCACACCCCCCTCTTCGCCAAAGACAGCCACTAAGAGTGGCCACAGACGCATCCTGAGCGATGTCACTCACAGCACAGTGTTTGGAGTCCCAGTAAGCAAGTCCACCCAGCTCCTCCAGTCAGCCGCAGCTGAGGCCAGCCTCAACAAGTCCAA ATCAGCCAGCACTACGCCTTCTGGCTCCCCCTGCTCGTCCCagcagagtgtttatcatccaGGTGATGGTGATGCCCAGTCAGCCCTTGCTGCACCCATCTCTGTGTCCAGCTGGAACCCTTTTGGTGATGATAATTTCTCCAAGCTAACAGCAGAGGAGCTGCTAAACAAAGACTTTGCAAAGCTAGCTGAGA CTGCTGCACCAGGAGAGAAAGTCACAGGCTCCATTGAAAATCTCATTCAAGGGCTCAGTGCTTTTCCAG CTGAAACAACTGCCTGCATCATGGGTGCAGGTTCAGCATTGTTGACAGTCCAGGACCCCTTAAATACCATCTTCCTCCCGGACGCCACAG TGAAAGCAGTGGTGTGTGTGGATTCACTGATTCCTGGCTTGGAAGCCCCGCTGGCCCAGAGACATTCAGGCCAGCCAGAGCTCATCCCTGTCAGCATGCTAG ACTCACTCACTGGGGAGGACTCTCTGCTGGGTTGTGATCTGTTATCTCACTCCTCTCATGGAAACCAGTCTGTTTCTGCTATcgcttcctcctgctcctctgctcctcctggcTCCAGCTCTGGTTCCTgtctggaggagctgcagcctGCTCAGACAGCTTCTG ATGTGCAAGGGGAGAGTAACGGCTACTCTGTGCTCGGTGAGGTACAAGAGACCGAACTTCCAGAAGGAGATTCTCAAACTAACGAGGGATGTGTGCACTCCAGCGATGAAGACGAGGAGAAAGAAGACCataaggaggaggagcaggatgaGGGAGCCTCTGAGAGTCATGTAGTAGCTCATGACTGCAGTGGCTCAAGACCTCTACTGATGGACTCTGACGAGGAAGAAGAACAGTCAGCCCTCCACTCATTAGCGGCACCAACACAACCATCTACTACCTTCCAACCACCTGCTCCCAGCACATTTGCTCAGAATCATTCCCAGCATGTACACGAACCAATAATGGCAGCTGAAGGACTTACAGATGTTTTCACAAAAGCCCCCTTTCGGATTGGGCAAGAAGACTCAAATGATGTGTTTGCCAACGCTCCATTTCCTTCCATGAATGCTCAGCAGCAGCTCGACGTTTTCTCTCAAGCTCCCTtcgggaaaagaaaagaagttgtAGGAGCGCAGCTCAAGACCTCATACCCTCATGCAGGAGGCGGTAATGCTGTCAGCCCTGATCAAGGTGCGTTGGGACAAGTTGCCCAACAACCATTCCGCCCACAAGCTTTAGCCAAATACTCCCGACACTTTGAGGGACCCCTGCCCCAGCAGCCAGTAGCAGCTCATAGAGTTGTGTCTAACGTGAGCAAGCAAGCCGCTGTGGCATCCATCCCTGTGGGACCTCTTCACTCATGGACCTCAGAAGTGAGCCCTGTAGACCCTTTCGTCTCTGCACCCTTTCATCTCAAGGCCCCACAAGAAAAGCCTTGA